Within the Borrelia miyamotoi genome, the region TATGAATTTAAAACTTATGTCTTAAATAAGAAAAATCGTTATTTATCTTATAATTCGCTTGATTTAAGTTCGATTAATTTTAATATAAACAAGAAAAAAAATAGCAATTCAGTTTATGACTTATCAAAGTCTATTATTGATGCTTTAGTTTCGCATTTTACTCTCCTAGATAATGATTTAACTTTGGATGAGTCTATTAAAGTAAGAAAGATTTCAGCTGATAATTTGATCATACTTACAAATTTGTTATTTTTACGAAATAATATACCGTTGAGAAATGCTGTTGGATTTTATTTTGATTCTAAGTCTTCTACTCTTAAGGAACATACTTGGTGTGAATTTTTTTTGGAATATGTTGGGTTTATTTATTTTGATGTAGTAAATGCAGTATTATTTAAAGACAGTTCTAATTATTTTTTGAATATGTCAGAGGATTATATCCATTATGGATATAAGGAAGATTTTGATGATAACTTATTGTTTAATGGATACTTAGATTTAGTATTTTTTAAATATAAAAGTTTGATAAATAATAATTATTCGCTAAGCCATAGAATTACTTTGGAGGAAAACATTGATAGTAGATAAGATTTTGTTTGATTTAATTGAAAAAGAAGATAAGAGGCAGAGAGAAAATATTGAATTGATTGCTTCTGAGAATTTTGTATCACCATATGTAAGACAGGCTGTTGGAAGTATTTTGACTAATAAATATGCTGAGGGTTATCCTTCCAAAAGATATTATGGGGGATGCTTTGTTGTTGATGATATTGAGAGTTTAGCTATATCACGAGCAAGGGAGCTTTTTAATGCAAGTTATGCTAATGTTCAGCCTCATAGTGGTTCTCAAGCTAATATGGCTGCTATAATGGCACTTATTAAGCCTGGGGATAGAATTCTTGGAATGGATTTATCTCATGGTGGTCATTTGAGTCATGGTAGTAAGGTCAGTTTTTCTGGAATTTTTTTTGATTCATATTCTTATGGAGTGTCAAGAGAATCTGAAATGATTGACTATGATGATGTTAGGAGAATAGCCAAAGAATGCAGACCTCATTTAATAATTGCTGGTGCTTCTTCTTATTCAAGAGAAATTGATTTTAAAAAATTTCGTGAGATAGCAGATGAAGTTTCAGCTTGTCTTTTGTGTGATATTGCTCATACAGCAGGTCTTGTTGCTACAGGTTTTCATAATTCTCCTGTTGATGTTGCACATTTGACTACAAGTACTACTCATAAGACTTTAAGGGGACCCAGAGGGGGATTAATTATTGCAGGTAAAGATTCTAGTATAATAGTTAATTATAATAATAAAGAGAGAACATTGGAAGATGCTGTTAATTCTTGTGTTTTTCCAGGAACTCAGGGTGGACCTTTGATGCATGTTATTGCAGGTAAAGCAGTGGCTTTTGGAGAGGCTTTAACAAGAGAGTTTAAGGATTATATTTTTAAGGTCATAGAAAATTCCAAAGCTATGGCTGAGTATTTTATCTCAGAAGGCTTTAGAATAGTTAGTGGTGGGACTGATAATCATTTATTTTTAATTGATCTTGGTATTTTGGATATTACAGGAGCTGATGCTGAGGGTATTCTTGAAAGTGTAAACATTACCCTTAATAAGAATGTGATTCCTTTTGATTCAAGGAGTCCTTCTGTAGCTTCTGGTATTCGCATTGGGTCTGCTGCTATTACTTCAAGAGGTTTAAATAGAGATGATTCTATTAGAGTTGCTAGTTTTATTGTTAGAGCTTTGAAAACTAAGTCTGATAATGAGCTTAGAAGAATAAGACAGGAAGTCATAAAATTTATTAGTAGTTTTAGTATGTCTTAATTTTGATTATCAGTTTGTTTATTTAGGTGTCTAATTTGTTTCAGATTTTATTTTTGTTATTACCATTTATTTTGCTTTTTAGTCCCTTTATTTTAATCATGTTTCTAATATTTTTTGTTTTTTTTATAATCTCTATCATTTTAGGTGGATTTAGGATATATACAACAAGAGATTATTCTTATTCTAAGTTAAGAGAATTTGAGTTTTACAAGTTATCTTTTTTATTGATAGCTAAGTTGATTTCTATCTTAGGATCAATGACTGGGGAGCAATTAAGTTATATTAATTTTCTGATTAATTCTTTGAATTTATCAGAGAGATATAAGACAGAAATTTATAATATCTTTCATTTTTCTATTACTCAGAACAGAAATGCAGATAAGATATTATATACTTTGAAGCTTGGTTATTCTCAGTATAAAGATCTTTTTGTATGGCTTGTTGCAGCTCTTAAAGAGATTAATAATTTATCTAGATATGGCAATTATGAAGGGGATAAATTTATTCGCTATGTTACTTCTTTCCTTGAGCTTGATTTTGAAAATTATGACACTTATAAAAATGTTAATATAAAAATTGTTAATCCTTATAAGGTATTAGGATTGAGGTATGATGCTAGTAATGATGATATCAAGAAAGCTTATAAAAAGTGGGTTATGAAATGCCATCCAGATAGATTTGCGAATGAGCCTGTTAAACAAAAAGAAGCTAATGAAAAATTTATTAAGATTCAAGAAGCGTATGCAAAGATTTGTAAAGAGAGAAATTTGAAGTAGATACTGTCAGATGCCACCTTTATAAAATTTTATTATTTGAGATAAGCTTTTACAAGCTGTTTAAAGAGTAAATTTATTCTTTAAACAGCTTGTTTTTATTTATTCACTGAAAGCTACTTTAAATTGTAGGAATACACTTCCTTTTTGATCTTTTTGTAATATAAGATTATTTGAGTCCCATCCAAGTGAAATTTTTGTCAATTTAATCAGATTGTTTAGTTCTAATCCGGTTTTTACGTATATGCTTTTAGTTGAATTTTCAGGTGAGCCTAGGAAATGAGTACCTACATATGGGGTTATATATGTGTTTTTTGATATAGATTCTACAGGTATTGCATAATCGATGTATAAAGCACCTCCAAGCTTAGTTGACTTATAAAATGAATTTGCTTTACTATTATTATTGTTCTTAAAATTTGTGTCAAGAGCATTCATTATATTATCTGATTCAGGATACTCTTTTAATAGGTCATAAACCCCAATTGAAGCTATCCATCCAAGACCAGGAATAAGACCTTTCTTATTATCTTCATAAGTTGAAAGCTCTGCATTGAGAGTTTTAAATGATTTTTCAGAGATTTTCTTTAGTAGTGGTATGTTGGAAGATTGAGTATTATATAAGTTTTGTCCATAGCTAATTCCAATTCCAACTCCAGATTTTTTATCTTGTTCACCAAATATTTTTTTACTGAAAGAATTACTCCCTCTAATTGCCCATGATTCTTTTTCCCCTTCATCTTTATTCCAAGCGAAACCAATACCTATTCCTGCAGAAAATGCAAAATTAGTGGTTTGATTTGTATTAAAGTTAAGATTATTCGATTTTGGATTTAATAATTTAGTATCTTTATTTGTGTTTGCTTTTTTAGATATGTGTCCAAATATAGAAAAATCGCTGGCAAATGGATCTATTCCAAGGTCATAACCTGTTTTTAGTATTAGGTAAGTATTTTTATCATTAATTTTTGTAAGACCAATCTTGTAAACCAATCCAATGGATGCTATTATGGATGCATTTGATAAAGTTGGACTCACAAGATCTGAGTTAGTAATAGCTGTATTTTGTACAGTATATGTTGATGATGAATGATTAAATGTTGAGTTTCCGATTCCCCCTGAGAGTCCAAAATTTAATTCAAAAGGGGTTTCTACAATAACATTTGGACTGTTTTGTTCTAATACATTTTGTATTGGTTTCCATTTTAATTGAGTTCCGTAAATTATGCCTTTATAAGTCCCATTGTAAGGAGTTTCTTTTTTTTTCTTTTGCTCCTCTTCAGAATCGTCATTGTTTTTTTGATGATTTCTATTGCCTGTTCCTATTGCTCCAATTGCAATCAAAAACTCTATTTGTGGTAGCAGATTGTATCCAAATTGAAGTGTACCTGTTCTTTTAACTTTGCTTTTTGAGAAAATTTTTTGACCTATATCTCTGTTCTTACTTGGAAAACCGTAGTATTTACTTTGAATGCCAGTCATTGGTGCGAAACTGAATAATGATTCTTGGTTAAAATCAAAGTTGGTCATCGACTCCATTTTCAGGTAGAAATCATATATTTTTATATTTGCTATAATTTCCCCTAAATCAATTTTTAATATGGCATCTTTTGTTCCTTGAGCTTTGAAGCCCACATTTTCTATTTTGATGTAAGCTGAGAAGGGGTCGTCTTTTCCTATTTCTTTATTTTTTTCAGGTGATTTGAATTTGATTTCTATCTGGCTTTGGTTTTGCAGTCCAGGAGTGAGTTCATCTATGTCAAATCTGAACTCACTCTTGTTTTCAAATGTTATTTTATGAGTCCATTGATTTTCTTTAATCTCATTATTAATGACATCTGTATCTTCTGCAAAAACTATGGTCGTACTTAATGTCATTATTAAAAAATATAATATTACTTTGTACATCTTTTGTATCCTCTCTGTTATAATACTGGTTACTTCATTAGAAGTTTTATGGTTTATATATTCTGATTTACTGGATATAATATTAGTTCCTAGGTAAAAATTCAAGCGTTTTGATGTTTCATATTAATTATCTTTGAATAAGACTAACATAATTTTTTGTTAGTCTTATTTTGTTTTGCTTAAATATTTAATTTTTATAGTAAGAAGTAAATTAAAATACCTGATATAAGGACATAGCAAAGGGCGTATACGATGGTTTTTGATAGTAATTTGCCTTCTTGTCCAATAAGTCCTGCGGTTGTTGTTGCTATTGTAATATTTTGAGGTGAGATCATTTTGCCTCCCGTTGCTCCTGTTGTGTTTGCGGCTGCAAGCCAGTAAGGATTAACATCAATATTTGCTGCAATTTGTGTTTGTAGAGGACCGAATAGAACATTTGAAACAGTATCGCTTCCTGTTAAGAAAGTACCTAGAGCCCCAATTAATGGACTGAATAATGGGTAAAATGTACTTGTCATTATTGATATGCCATCTGCAAGATCTTTTATCATGCCACTATGTGTCATCAATCTTGATATTGATACTATACAAATAATTACAAATGAAGATGATGCCATTTTTTTTGTTGTAAGTAAAAATATTTTTATTTGTTCAACTATAGAAATGCCTCTGAGAGAGTAAGACACTAGTGTTGCAAAAATAATTAAAAATCCTGGTGAAGTTATCCATTTAAATTGTAGTGGATTTGCTCTTGGATAAATTGAAAGAACAGTTTTAAAGCTTGATAAATATTTGTTTATTCCATGGAAAAGTGGTGATGCAATTATTATAAATAATACTATTAAAATATAGGTCAAACAGGCAAGGAAGCCTTGCATTGGTGATAATTTTATATTTTTATGAGTTGTATCTTTTTTTTCAAAAAGCATTGCATAAATTATTGTTATTGTCATTGATAATATACTTCCAAGTATTGCAGGGAGTTCGGGTCCTAAAATCCTTGAAATATAAACTTGAGATATTGCTACTGATACTCCCGAAAGGAGTGTAAGGACAATAATTCCTCCCTTAAGAGCTTTAATTCCTCCTCCTACAAGCATAACTAGTATAAATGGTATAACTATAGTTGGAAATATTAATTGTAAAGAAATATTAGATGATAACATTTTAACATCTAATTCTGTTGCTTGGGCTAAAGATATTATAGGAATTCCTACTGAACCATAAGCGGTTGAAGATGTATTCATAATTAAACATATAAGACAAGCAAATAATGGTTCAAATCCCGTTGCTATTAGTATTGATACTGGAATTGCAACAGCAGTTCCGTATCCTGCAACTCCTTCTAGAAAGTTGCCAAATCCCCATGCTACAAGCAAAACTATTATTCGTTTATCAGAAGATACATTTGATAACATGGCTTTTATAATTTTTATATCATTTTGACTTTCAGCCATTTTATATGTGAAAATGGCAGCTATAATTACAATGACTATTGGCCATATTCCCATTATTGTTCCCTCAAGTATTGCAAGACTAGTGTTGACTGCTCCTAGGTTTTTATCAATTAGGACTATTGCAATAGTTACTATTAAGCATATTGGTATTACGTAGTAGGCTGGTTTTTTTATTATCCCAAGTCCAATAATTATTAGTATGATTGGTACTAATGCTTTAATGAAATCATAGAAATTCATCATAATATTTGCTCCTTTCTAAATTCTTAATTTTATAATAAATTATTATGAATAATATATAATGTTAATTTATGACAGTTGTCTCCACTATTATAAGTGCTTTAATTTTATTTGGTGTATTTAGCGAGATTTTTTCATTTGATTCATTTGAATTTGAAAGCGTGGTGAGAGATGCTAAGTCAATTGTTTTACTTGATTATGATACTAAATGTATTCTTTACGCCAAAAATCCAAGTTTAATTTTTCCACCAGCTTCGCTTACTAAACTAGTTACTATATATACTGCTTTAGTTGAGGCTGAGAAAAAAAATGTTAATTTGAAGAGTACTGTTCCTATTAGTAGTGCTGCATCATATTATAATTTGCCTTTAGATTCTTCCTTGATGTTTTTAGAGGAAGGTCAAAAAGTAAGTTTTGAGGAGTTACTTAAGGGTCTTGTGATTTCTTCAGGTAATGATGCTGCTATTGCAATTGCTGAATTTATAGTTGGGGGAGATTTAAACAATTTTGTTAATTTGATGAATATTAATGTTTTAGATTTGGGACTTAAAAATATGAATTTTGTTGATACATCGGGTTATAGTCGTGATAACAAAATCACGGCATTAGAAATGGCATTTTTTGCAAGAGCTTATATAGAAAAATTTGAATTTATGCTTAATATACATTCTCTTAAAGACTTTGTTTATCCAAAGCCTGAAAATTTAGGCAATACTTCTGCTTCAAAGATGTTAAATTTAAAACAAAAGAATAAAAATATTTTAATTCTTAATTATCCTTATGCTGATGGATTAAAGACAGGTTATATTAAATCGTCTGGGTTAAACTTAGTTGCTACAGCAAAAAAAGATAATATAAGGTTAATAGCGGTTATTTTGGGAGTTGATAAGGGAGCTAACAATGTTGGTGAGAAAAAGCGTGCTTTAATTGCACAGAGGTTGTTTGAATACGGATTTAGTAATTATTCTCAATTTTTTTCATTGGTAAAATTAAAAGAAAAGATCTATAATAAAATAATAGATATGGGTCGATATTTCTTTATAGGGCTTTTTAAATATGCTTTTTCGAAAGATACAATTGATGGGATGGGGTTAAGTTTAATGTAGAAGAATTTATGTATCCATTTTACAAGTGATGAAGTAGTATATTCATGAATTCTTTTGGATATTGGTAGGTTTGATGTGTTACGTTTGTTTGTTCAGTACATTGCAGGATGGGAAATTCTAAATATTTATTTATGGGATTTTTATAAAAATTTTTTAAGAGAGTAGTTAATTGTATGCTAGATCATTTTAATTTTAAATTAAAGAGAGATGTGACAATAATAGTGCCAGGTGAAGCTTTTGTGTCAAATGATAGAGTAATTTCTACAATACTTGGTTCTTGTGTGTCTGTTGTACTTTATGATGGAGTTCATAAACTTATAGGGGTAAATCATTATGTCCTAGTAAAATCTGATTCAATAGTTAATATTGATCATAGGGGTAGGTATGGAATTTATGCTATTCCTATGTTGATTGATGCTATGATAGAAAATGGAGCATCGGAGGGTAATCTTATAGCTAAAATTTTTGGAGGTGCTAACTTTATGGCTAAAGGGAAAATAAGGGTAGGGCTTGAAAATTCAAATTTTGCCTTTAGTGCATTAGCCAAATATGGTATTCCAATTGTAGCTCAAGATTTAGATCAGTCTAAATCCAGAAAGATTTTTGTGTTTCCTGAAAATTTTAAAGTTATTGTAGAGTATCCAGATGGTGCAAAAGTTTTTTAATATTATCTTAATTTGATTGAACAAATGTAATCTGTTACTGTTTTTAATGAAATTTTTATGAATTATTGCAGTTTTTAGGAATAAGAAAGTTATAGTTGTTGTTTGACAGGTAAATTAGCTATGAACATTTGAAGTTACAAATAATTGTAAGTTTTAATTTTTAGTTGATTTAGAGATTAATTTTTTTAGATCGTTGCATGATAACATATTATGAAAATAAATATGTTTAATCTTAATTTTTAGTTTGATTTTATTAAGGAATAAATATGGAAAATATTGTAATTAGTTATTTTAGGCAAATATCTCAAATTCCTAGATGTTCGAAAAATTTAAAAGGTGTTAGTAATTTTATTAAAGAAGAAGCTAGAAAATTTGGATATTCCTTTAAGGAAGATGATGCTGGTAATATTGTAGTTAAGGTTAAGGCTAATGATTGCAGTAGCAGCATGTTGCCTGTTATTTTGCAAGCTCACACGGATATGGTTTGTGAAAAAAATGAATCTGTTGACCATGATTTTGAAAAAGATCCAATTAATATCATTGAAGATAATGGATATTTTTGCGCATCAGGCACTACTCTTGGTGCTGATAATGGGATTGGAGTTGCAATGATGCTTGCTATCATGAGTGAGTCTTTGACTTTTAAGCATCCTGACTTAGAGCTTCTTTTTACTGTTGATGAGGAAATAGGATTAATAGGTGCTATTGGGCTTGATTCTAATTTATGTAGTGGAAACATGTTAATTAATCTTGATGGAGAAGAAGAAGGTTATTTTTTAGTTGGCTGTGCTGGTTCTCGACTTGTGCATATTAACTTTGAACCTCAATATAGACAAAGTAGGAAAAAAATGGGGGTTGAAATTTTATTTACGGGGCTTAAAGGAGGACACTCTGGTGCTGATATTCATGTTGATTTAGCAAATTCTTTGAAATTGATGTTTTTTGCTTTAAATAAACTTATATCAAGTATGGAATTTGAGATTGCATATATATTTGGTGGGGATAAAAGCAATGCAATTCCTAGAGAGGCAAAGGCATTAATACTAATTGAAACAGAGCATTATGTTTTATTAGAGAAAGAGTTAGAATCATTTAAGCTTAATGCACAAAAGATGCATACTCTTGATTATGATTTTGAAATTATTTTAAGGAGAGTAGATTTTTCTGATAATGTTTTAGATGATATGACTCAAGAGAAGCTTTTAAATATGGGCATGGCATTTTTGCATGGGGTTCATAAAGTTGAAAGCTATGATGAAAAACTTGTTAGGACATCTCTAAATTTTGCTAGTCTTTTAAAGGTTGGTAATGAGTATCAGTTTGTATTTACAATAAGGTCTTTATTAGATATTGAGAAAGAATATATTTGTAATCATTTAAAGGCTATTAGTTCTCTCTCAGGTGCTAATTTTAAAATAGTTTATGATTATTCTTCTTGGGAGCCTGTTGGGGATAGTAAGCTTTTGAAGCATCTTAAGAATGTTTATAG harbors:
- the glyA gene encoding serine hydroxymethyltransferase; the encoded protein is MVDKILFDLIEKEDKRQRENIELIASENFVSPYVRQAVGSILTNKYAEGYPSKRYYGGCFVVDDIESLAISRARELFNASYANVQPHSGSQANMAAIMALIKPGDRILGMDLSHGGHLSHGSKVSFSGIFFDSYSYGVSRESEMIDYDDVRRIAKECRPHLIIAGASSYSREIDFKKFREIADEVSACLLCDIAHTAGLVATGFHNSPVDVAHLTTSTTHKTLRGPRGGLIIAGKDSSIIVNYNNKERTLEDAVNSCVFPGTQGGPLMHVIAGKAVAFGEALTREFKDYIFKVIENSKAMAEYFISEGFRIVSGGTDNHLFLIDLGILDITGADAEGILESVNITLNKNVIPFDSRSPSVASGIRIGSAAITSRGLNRDDSIRVASFIVRALKTKSDNELRRIRQEVIKFISSFSMS
- a CDS encoding lactate permease LctP family transporter, which translates into the protein MNFYDFIKALVPIILIIIGLGIIKKPAYYVIPICLIVTIAIVLIDKNLGAVNTSLAILEGTIMGIWPIVIVIIAAIFTYKMAESQNDIKIIKAMLSNVSSDKRIIVLLVAWGFGNFLEGVAGYGTAVAIPVSILIATGFEPLFACLICLIMNTSSTAYGSVGIPIISLAQATELDVKMLSSNISLQLIFPTIVIPFILVMLVGGGIKALKGGIIVLTLLSGVSVAISQVYISRILGPELPAILGSILSMTITIIYAMLFEKKDTTHKNIKLSPMQGFLACLTYILIVLFIIIASPLFHGINKYLSSFKTVLSIYPRANPLQFKWITSPGFLIIFATLVSYSLRGISIVEQIKIFLLTTKKMASSSFVIICIVSISRLMTHSGMIKDLADGISIMTSTFYPLFSPLIGALGTFLTGSDTVSNVLFGPLQTQIAANIDVNPYWLAAANTTGATGGKMISPQNITIATTTAGLIGQEGKLLSKTIVYALCYVLISGILIYFLL
- a CDS encoding chemotaxis protein CheD (catalyzes the conversion of glutamine residues to glutamate on methyl-accepting chemotaxis receptors), translated to MLDHFNFKLKRDVTIIVPGEAFVSNDRVISTILGSCVSVVLYDGVHKLIGVNHYVLVKSDSIVNIDHRGRYGIYAIPMLIDAMIENGASEGNLIAKIFGGANFMAKGKIRVGLENSNFAFSALAKYGIPIVAQDLDQSKSRKIFVFPENFKVIVEYPDGAKVF
- a CDS encoding integrin-binding adhesin P66 family protein; this translates as MYKVILYFLIMTLSTTIVFAEDTDVINNEIKENQWTHKITFENKSEFRFDIDELTPGLQNQSQIEIKFKSPEKNKEIGKDDPFSAYIKIENVGFKAQGTKDAILKIDLGEIIANIKIYDFYLKMESMTNFDFNQESLFSFAPMTGIQSKYYGFPSKNRDIGQKIFSKSKVKRTGTLQFGYNLLPQIEFLIAIGAIGTGNRNHQKNNDDSEEEQKKKKETPYNGTYKGIIYGTQLKWKPIQNVLEQNSPNVIVETPFELNFGLSGGIGNSTFNHSSSTYTVQNTAITNSDLVSPTLSNASIIASIGLVYKIGLTKINDKNTYLILKTGYDLGIDPFASDFSIFGHISKKANTNKDTKLLNPKSNNLNFNTNQTTNFAFSAGIGIGFAWNKDEGEKESWAIRGSNSFSKKIFGEQDKKSGVGIGISYGQNLYNTQSSNIPLLKKISEKSFKTLNAELSTYEDNKKGLIPGLGWIASIGVYDLLKEYPESDNIMNALDTNFKNNNNSKANSFYKSTKLGGALYIDYAIPVESISKNTYITPYVGTHFLGSPENSTKSIYVKTGLELNNLIKLTKISLGWDSNNLILQKDQKGSVFLQFKVAFSE
- a CDS encoding J domain-containing protein, encoding MSNLFQILFLLLPFILLFSPFILIMFLIFFVFFIISIILGGFRIYTTRDYSYSKLREFEFYKLSFLLIAKLISILGSMTGEQLSYINFLINSLNLSERYKTEIYNIFHFSITQNRNADKILYTLKLGYSQYKDLFVWLVAALKEINNLSRYGNYEGDKFIRYVTSFLELDFENYDTYKNVNIKIVNPYKVLGLRYDASNDDIKKAYKKWVMKCHPDRFANEPVKQKEANEKFIKIQEAYAKICKERNLK
- the pepD gene encoding beta-Ala-His dipeptidase, with product MENIVISYFRQISQIPRCSKNLKGVSNFIKEEARKFGYSFKEDDAGNIVVKVKANDCSSSMLPVILQAHTDMVCEKNESVDHDFEKDPINIIEDNGYFCASGTTLGADNGIGVAMMLAIMSESLTFKHPDLELLFTVDEEIGLIGAIGLDSNLCSGNMLINLDGEEEGYFLVGCAGSRLVHINFEPQYRQSRKKMGVEILFTGLKGGHSGADIHVDLANSLKLMFFALNKLISSMEFEIAYIFGGDKSNAIPREAKALILIETEHYVLLEKELESFKLNAQKMHTLDYDFEIILRRVDFSDNVLDDMTQEKLLNMGMAFLHGVHKVESYDEKLVRTSLNFASLLKVGNEYQFVFTIRSLLDIEKEYICNHLKAISSLSGANFKIVYDYSSWEPVGDSKLLKHLKNVYRDMYVQEAKIVVIHAGLETGIISAKFGGIDSVTIGPWIEAPHTPRERVDIASTIRVYNFLKESLRTL
- a CDS encoding D-alanyl-D-alanine carboxypeptidase family protein, which codes for MTVVSTIISALILFGVFSEIFSFDSFEFESVVRDAKSIVLLDYDTKCILYAKNPSLIFPPASLTKLVTIYTALVEAEKKNVNLKSTVPISSAASYYNLPLDSSLMFLEEGQKVSFEELLKGLVISSGNDAAIAIAEFIVGGDLNNFVNLMNINVLDLGLKNMNFVDTSGYSRDNKITALEMAFFARAYIEKFEFMLNIHSLKDFVYPKPENLGNTSASKMLNLKQKNKNILILNYPYADGLKTGYIKSSGLNLVATAKKDNIRLIAVILGVDKGANNVGEKKRALIAQRLFEYGFSNYSQFFSLVKLKEKIYNKIIDMGRYFFIGLFKYAFSKDTIDGMGLSLM